One Solea senegalensis isolate Sse05_10M linkage group LG3, IFAPA_SoseM_1, whole genome shotgun sequence genomic window carries:
- the LOC122766605 gene encoding extracellular calcium-sensing receptor-like — CSESCPPGTRLARKKGEPECCFDCVPCSEGKISNTTNSMECTSCPEDFWSSPQHDHCVPKKTEFLSYHEPLGICLTTTSLLGTFICGVVLGIFIHYHSTPIVRANNSELSYQLLLSLKLCFLCSLLFIGRPRLWTCQLRHAAFGISFVLCVSCILVKTLVVLAVFRASKPGGESSLKWFGAVQQRGTVLLLTSVQAAICTVWLVSASPVPHKNTQYHNDKIVYECEVGSTVGFAVLLGYIGLLAILSFLLAFLARNLPDSFNEAKLITFSMLIFCAVWVAFVPAYISSPGKYADAVEVFAILASSFGLLVALFGPKCYIILFRPEKNTKKAIMGRGIGS, encoded by the exons tgcagtgagagctgtcctccaggtacccgcctggccagaaagaagggggaacctgagtgttgttttgactgtgtcccttgttctgagggaaagatcagcaatacaacta actccatggagtgcaccagttgtccagaagatttctggtccagcccccagcatgaccactgtgttcctaagaaaacagagttcctctcctaccatgagcctctgggtatctgcttgacaaccacctcactgttgggcacatttatctgtggtgttgttctgggcatcttcatccattaccacagcacacctatagttcgagccaacaattcagaactcagttacCAGCTGTTGCTGTCACTTAAactctgtttcctctgttcattgctcttcattggacgacccagattatggacttgccaactaagacatgcagcatttggcatcagctttgtgctttgtgtctcatgtatcctggtgaaaaccctggtggttctggctgtgttcagggcctccaaaccaggaggtgagtccagtctcaagtggtttggtgctgtgcagcagagagggacagttctgcttctgacttctgttcaagcagcaatctgcactgtctggcttgtctctgcttcaccagtgcctcataaaaacacccagtatcacaatgacaagatagtttatgagtgtgaagttgggtccacagttggttttgcagttttacttggttatattggtttactggccaTCCTCAGTTTCTTGTTAGcctttctagcaaggaatcttccagacagtttcaatgaggccaaactcatcactttcagcatgctgatcttctgtgcagtgtgggtggcctttgtccctgcttacatcagctcaccaggcaaatatgcagatgcagtggaggtatttgccatcctggcctccagttttggcctcttggtggcgctgtttggaccgaaatgttatataatcctgTTCAgaccagagaaaaacacaaaaaaagccatTATGGGCCGAGGCATTGGATCATAG
- the LOC122766171 gene encoding extracellular calcium-sensing receptor-like produces the protein LGIVGDSSSRRSIAISTVLGLYRVPLVMHYLEKVNFTTTFGDQVSFDENGDALPVYDIMNWVWLPDGRTKAQRVGEVKRSAFKGEELTLDEDNIFWNFESKQPPRSVCSESCPPGTRMARKKGEPECCFDCVPCSEGKISNTTGECKCTSCPEDFWSSPQRDHCVPKKTEFLSYHEPLGICLTTISLLGTFICVVVLSIFIHHRSTPIVRANNSELSFQLLLSLKLCFLCSLLFIGRPRLWTCQLRHAAFGISFVLCVSCILVKTMVVLAVFRASKPGGESSLKWFGALQQRGTVLILTSVQAAICSAWLVSASPVPHKNTQYHSDKIVYECVVGSTVGFAVLLGYIGLLAVLSCLLAFLARNLPDSFNEAKLITFSMLIFCAVWVAFVPAYISSPGKYADAVEVFAILASSFGLLVALFGPKCYIILLRPERNTKKAIMGRGIGS, from the exons ctagggattgtgggtgattcttCTTCTAGACGATctattgccatatccacagtcttaggtttgtacagagtgcctctg GTTAtgcattacttggaaaaagttaACTTCACTACAACATTTGGcgatcaagtgtcatttgatgaaaatggtgatgccttacctgtatatgacattatgaactgggtgtggctccctgatggaagaactaaagctcagagagtgggtgaggttaagaggtcagccttcaaaggtgaagaactcacactggatgaagataACATATTCTGGAattttgaatccaaacag cctcctcggtcagtgtgcagtgagagctgtcctccaggtacccgcatggccagaaagaagggggaacctgagtgttgttttgactgtgtcccttgttctgagggaaagatcagcaatacaactggtgagtgtaaa tgcaccagttgtccagaagatttctggtccagcccccagcgtgaccactgtgttcctaagaaaacagagttcctctcctaccatgagcctctgggtatctgcttgacaactatctcactgttgggcacatttatctgtgttgttgttctgagcatcttcatccatcatcgcagcacacctatagttcgtgccaacaattcagaactcagctTCCAACTGTTGCTTTCACTTAaactctgtttcctctgctcattgctcttcattggacgacccagattatggacttgccaactaagacatgcagcatttggcatcagctttgtgctttgtgtctcatgtatcctggtgaaaaccatggtggttctggctgtgttcagggcctccaaaccaggaggtgagtccagtctgaagtggtttggtgctttgcagcagagagggacagttctgattctgacttctgttcaagccgCAATCTGCAGtgcctggcttgtctctgcttcaccagtgcctcataaaaacacccagtatcacagtgacaagatagtttatgagtgtgtagttgggtccacagttggttttgcagttttacttggttatattggtttactggctgtccttagttgtttgttagcttttctagcaaggaatcttccagacagtttcaatgaggctaaactcatcactttcagcatgctgatcttctgtgcagtgtgggtggcttttgtccctgcttacatcagctcaccaggcaaatatgcagatgcagtagaggtatttgccatcctggcctccagttttggcctcttggtggcgctgtttggacccaaatgttatataatcctgttgagaccagagaggaacacaaagaaagccatcatgggtcgaggCATTGGATCATAG